From the Solanum stenotomum isolate F172 chromosome 4, ASM1918654v1, whole genome shotgun sequence genome, one window contains:
- the LOC125862708 gene encoding 2-phytyl-1,4-beta-naphthoquinone methyltransferase, chloroplastic isoform X1, translated as MASLHVALSSFPGPSFRPTGKLVIRCSADRQALFNRIAPVYDNLNDLLSLGQHRIWKRMAVSWSGAKEGDDVLDICCGSGDLTFLLSEKVGSHGKAVGLDFSNEQLLIASTRQKLRSKTCYKNIKWMEGNALDLPFPDSSFDAVTIGYGLRNVVDRHRAMAEICRVLKPGSTLSVLDFNKSINPLSTAVQELMIDNIVVPVASGYGLENEYKYLKSSIRDFLTGNELEKLALEVGFSTAKHFEIGFGFMGNLVAIR; from the exons ATGGCTTCCCTTCACGTTGCTCTTTCTTCATTTCCCGGTCCCAGTTTCCGGCCAACAGGCAAGTTGGTAATCCGGTGTTCCGCCGATCGGCAAGCGCTGTTTAATCGCATTGCCCCTGTTTATGATAAT TTGAATGATCTCCTGAGTTTGGGTCAACACCGCATATGGAAAAGAATGGCTGTTTCGTGGAGCGG AGCTAAAGAAGGGGACGATGTACTAGATATCTGTTGTGGAAGTGGGGATTTGACATTTCTTTTGTCTGAAAAAGTTGGATCCCATGGCAAG GCAGTCGGTCTTGATTTCTCAAATGAACAATTATTAATCGCTTCGACTCGGCAGAAATTACGTTCAAAGACATGTTACAAGAACATCAA GTGGATGGAGGGCAATGCACTTGATTTACCCTTTCCTGACTCCTCCTTTGATGCTGTTACTATTGGCTATGGATTACGAAATGTGGTAGATAGACATAGAGCTATGGCAGAGATATGTCGAGTTTTGAAACCAGGCTCAACGTTGTCTGTTCTTGACTTCAATAAGAGTATCAACCCCTTGAGCACCGCAGTTCAG GAATTGATGATCGACAATATAGTTGTTCCTGTAGCGAGTGGTTATGGCCTAGAAAATGAGTACAAATACTTGAAAAGCTCTATCAGGGACTTTCTGACAG GAAACGAGTTAGAGAAGCTGGCTCTTGAAGTAGGATTTTCCACTGCCAAACATTTTGAGATAGGATTTGGATTTATGGGAAATTTGGTAGCCATTCGCTAG
- the LOC125862708 gene encoding 2-phytyl-1,4-beta-naphthoquinone methyltransferase, chloroplastic isoform X2 — protein MEKNGCFVERAVGLDFSNEQLLIASTRQKLRSKTCYKNIKWMEGNALDLPFPDSSFDAVTIGYGLRNVVDRHRAMAEICRVLKPGSTLSVLDFNKSINPLSTAVQELMIDNIVVPVASGYGLENEYKYLKSSIRDFLTGNELEKLALEVGFSTAKHFEIGFGFMGNLVAIR, from the exons ATGGAAAAGAATGGCTGTTTCGTGGAGCGG GCAGTCGGTCTTGATTTCTCAAATGAACAATTATTAATCGCTTCGACTCGGCAGAAATTACGTTCAAAGACATGTTACAAGAACATCAA GTGGATGGAGGGCAATGCACTTGATTTACCCTTTCCTGACTCCTCCTTTGATGCTGTTACTATTGGCTATGGATTACGAAATGTGGTAGATAGACATAGAGCTATGGCAGAGATATGTCGAGTTTTGAAACCAGGCTCAACGTTGTCTGTTCTTGACTTCAATAAGAGTATCAACCCCTTGAGCACCGCAGTTCAG GAATTGATGATCGACAATATAGTTGTTCCTGTAGCGAGTGGTTATGGCCTAGAAAATGAGTACAAATACTTGAAAAGCTCTATCAGGGACTTTCTGACAG GAAACGAGTTAGAGAAGCTGGCTCTTGAAGTAGGATTTTCCACTGCCAAACATTTTGAGATAGGATTTGGATTTATGGGAAATTTGGTAGCCATTCGCTAG
- the LOC125862708 gene encoding 2-phytyl-1,4-beta-naphthoquinone methyltransferase, chloroplastic isoform X3, which translates to MAVGLDFSNEQLLIASTRQKLRSKTCYKNIKWMEGNALDLPFPDSSFDAVTIGYGLRNVVDRHRAMAEICRVLKPGSTLSVLDFNKSINPLSTAVQELMIDNIVVPVASGYGLENEYKYLKSSIRDFLTGNELEKLALEVGFSTAKHFEIGFGFMGNLVAIR; encoded by the exons ATG GCAGTCGGTCTTGATTTCTCAAATGAACAATTATTAATCGCTTCGACTCGGCAGAAATTACGTTCAAAGACATGTTACAAGAACATCAA GTGGATGGAGGGCAATGCACTTGATTTACCCTTTCCTGACTCCTCCTTTGATGCTGTTACTATTGGCTATGGATTACGAAATGTGGTAGATAGACATAGAGCTATGGCAGAGATATGTCGAGTTTTGAAACCAGGCTCAACGTTGTCTGTTCTTGACTTCAATAAGAGTATCAACCCCTTGAGCACCGCAGTTCAG GAATTGATGATCGACAATATAGTTGTTCCTGTAGCGAGTGGTTATGGCCTAGAAAATGAGTACAAATACTTGAAAAGCTCTATCAGGGACTTTCTGACAG GAAACGAGTTAGAGAAGCTGGCTCTTGAAGTAGGATTTTCCACTGCCAAACATTTTGAGATAGGATTTGGATTTATGGGAAATTTGGTAGCCATTCGCTAG